Proteins encoded together in one Kutzneria kofuensis window:
- a CDS encoding SDR family NAD(P)-dependent oxidoreductase, producing MGKLDGKVAVITGGTSGMALAGAKLFVDEGAHVFISGRRQEALDDAVKLIGRNVTGVQGDAADLADLDRLFDTVKREKGAIDVLWASAGTGEQRRLGEITEEHFDATFGLNARGTLFTVQKALPLFNDGGSIFMTGSNASVKGYPEWSVYAASKAVLQAYARVWLSELKDRRIRVNVLMPGQVATPKQEELFDEETMRQFESLIPRGEMGRPEEIATVALFLASDDSSYVNGTELAVDGGTAAV from the coding sequence GTGGGAAAGCTCGATGGCAAGGTAGCGGTGATCACGGGCGGAACAAGTGGCATGGCGCTGGCCGGCGCCAAGCTGTTCGTCGACGAAGGAGCGCATGTTTTCATCTCGGGCCGGCGGCAGGAAGCGCTGGACGACGCCGTCAAGCTGATCGGCCGGAACGTGACCGGCGTGCAGGGCGATGCGGCCGACCTGGCGGACCTGGACCGTTTGTTCGACACGGTCAAGCGGGAAAAGGGCGCGATCGACGTGTTGTGGGCCAGCGCCGGGACGGGCGAGCAGCGCAGGCTCGGCGAGATCACCGAGGAGCACTTCGATGCCACCTTCGGGCTCAACGCGCGCGGCACGCTGTTCACGGTGCAGAAGGCGCTGCCGCTGTTCAACGACGGCGGCTCGATCTTCATGACCGGGTCGAACGCGTCGGTCAAGGGCTATCCCGAGTGGAGTGTGTATGCGGCGAGCAAGGCCGTGCTGCAGGCCTACGCCCGCGTGTGGCTGTCCGAGTTGAAGGACCGGCGGATCCGGGTGAATGTGCTGATGCCCGGCCAGGTCGCCACGCCGAAGCAGGAGGAGTTGTTCGACGAGGAGACGATGCGGCAGTTCGAGTCCCTGATCCCGCGGGGAGAGATGGGCCGCCCCGAGGAGATCGCGACGGTCGCGCTGTTCCTCGCCTCGGACGACTCGAGCTATGTGAACGGGACGGAACTGGCCGTTGACGGCGGCACCGCGGCGGTCTGA